Proteins co-encoded in one Schistocerca cancellata isolate TAMUIC-IGC-003103 chromosome 5, iqSchCanc2.1, whole genome shotgun sequence genomic window:
- the LOC126187705 gene encoding uncharacterized protein LOC126187705 produces MQSTPKVLQEWSVHAEVTFSHGAQTPTAQLSGSNVSMDCSWQKPTTTSSASTTLRPCYGFQRGNILFTTTPPRSSQHDVSRQSSGGSQSAKAPQHPYDRRCKSTCSIVLANPGEKLQSFHYHCGDRACYHARPPYTSGFSTIPENCEICNSNQVPDCHNRKSSTFTTHFCTRVPERSANKERQDAASQTDTGHNVVPENLQVPDVPLQKKKLSKRLSRSPARLSGKSPLLQRRYSEVSQGTSSRSSTPDVDCNQQCQGKPRTVHIDVYCTGSEDADASASSEADTTDESSPQTVFESEQLRVMHTKMGKFSLPKGLKQVPRRSESLKEKSNVNSCLEPKGYESDDVLSSQYPSRLSSYTSLKESASGLVSEQSSTVRDPSWSTISSCAISCDDKDSVMSTSWKDVSTELDSAAVSSSSFVNKFDPYLTQSDSFEYADMTDRIRIKEKAMAWADEGSAQQPPDIEKKRLHQQQKFKEFLYRHLGKGTFPLWKSQHSDDSEEDEDNDDDDDDDDTGDAWSFIGRGCSGTSLRRENTVKKVAKSTTPSEGADIKSLTLPLRINHLICDAGSLSDSGPPSVNRFARRIAIGPFGSKPPSPPPLKVESSVVSPFTSVQGTGTDQLSKAQKFGTIVGTLKKPGNHIGPSKNPYCSCAHCRSFYEATLHCGRARSVGDINFHPETGQPSECNAQNMHDTKFATESVKSNTIADGSESDGTPV; encoded by the exons ATGCAGAGTACACCCAAAGTACTGCAAGAGTGGTCAGTTCATGCTGAAGTCACATTTTCTCATGGAGCACAAACTCCAACTGCTCAGCTCTCTGGAAGCAATGTGTCTATGGACTGCTCATGGCAAAAACCAACCACTACAAGCAGTGCATCTACAACTTTGCGTCCTTGCTATGGATTTCAGCGTGGAAACATTTTATTCACAACTACACCACCACGGTCATCACAACATGATGTTAGCAGACAGTCTAGTGGTGGATCCCAGTCAGCAAAAGCACCTCAGCATCCATATGACAGACGCTGTAAAAGCACTTGTAGCATCGTGTTGGCAAATCCAGGGGAAAAATTGCAATCTTTTCATTACCATTGTGGTGATCGTGCTTGTTACCATGCGAGACCACCATACACATCAGGATTCTCCACAATAccagaaaattgtgaaatatgcaACAGTAATCAGGTGCCAGATTGTCATAACAGGAAAAGTagtacatttactacacatttttgcACAAGAGTACCAGAACGGTCTGCTAATAAGGAACGTCAAGATGCTGCTTCACAGACTGACACTGGACATAATGTCGTACCTGAAAATCTTCAAGTTCCAGACGTGCCACTACAGAAGAAAAAG CTGTCAAAGAGGTTGTCAAGGTCACCTGCAAGACTAAGTGGAAAATCTCCTTTGCTGCAAAGAAGGTACTCTGAAGTTTCTCAAGGAACAAGCAGCCGGTCTTCCACGCCAGATGTTGACTGTAATCAGCAGTGCCAAGGGAAACCTCGTACTGTGCACATTGACGTGTACTGTACTGGATCAGAAGATGCTGATGCCAGTGCATCATCAGAAGCTGACACAACAGATGAATCATCACCACAGACAGTTTTTGAGTCAGAACAACTTCGAGTGATGCACACAAAAATGGGTAAATTCTCTTTACCAAAAGGTTTGAAGCAGGTACCCAGAAGAAgtgaaagtctaaaagaaaagtcCAACGTCAATTCTTGTTTGGAACCAAAGGGTTATGAGAGTGATGATGTTCTCAGTAGTCAGTACCCATCCAGGCTTAGCTCATACACTTCTCTAAAAGAGAGTGCATCTGGTCTGGTAAGTGAGCAATCTAGTACAGTAAGAGACCCATCATGGTCAACAATATCGAGTTGTGCTATTTCGTGTGATGACAAGGACTCAGTTATGTCAACTTCCTGGAAGGACGTTTCTACTGAACTTGATTCTGCAGCTGTGAGCAGCTCAAGTTTTGTAAACAAATTTGACCCCTATTTGACACAGAGTGATAGTTTTGAATATGCTGATATGACAGATCGAATTCGCATAAAGGAGAAGGCCATGGCATGGGCAGATGAAGGAAGTGCTCAGCAACCACCTGATATTGAAAAGAAACGTCTGcatcaacaacaaaaatttaaggaGTTCTTATACAGACATTTAGGAAAAGGGACATTTCCCTTGTGGAAATCACAGCATTCGGATGATTcagaagaagatgaagacaatgatgatgatgacgatgatgatgacactgGTGATGCATGGAGCTTTATTGGAAGAGGCTGTTCTGGAACATCTCTCCGAAGAGAAAATACAGTTAAAAAAGTAGCAAAATCTACAACACCTAGTGAAGGTGCAGATATTAAATCACTTACTTTGCCATTGAGGATTAATCACCTGATTTGTGACGCTGGGAGTTTAAGTGATTCTGGCCCTCCATCTGTAAACAGGTTTGCCCGTCGTATTGCAATAGGTCCATTTGGGTCCAAGCCTCCTTCACCTCCTCCATTAAAAGTTGAGTCTAGTGTTGTGTCACCTTTCACTTCTGTTCAAGGTACAGGTACTGATCAGTTGTCAAAAGCTCAGAAATTTGGTACTATTGTTGGTACATTAAAGAAACCAGGCAATCATATAGGGCCTTCAAAAAACCCTTACTGTTCTTGTGCACATTGCCGCAGCTTTTATGAAGCCACTTTACACTGTGGGAGGGCAAGGTCTGTGGGTGATATAAACTTTCATCCAGAGACAGGACAGCCCAGTGAGTGTAATGCTCAAAATATGCATGATACAAAGTTTGCAACTGAAAGTGTCAAGTCGAATACTATCGCTGACGGTAGTGAATCAGATGGTACACCTGTTTGA